From a single Capsicum annuum cultivar UCD-10X-F1 chromosome 12, UCD10Xv1.1, whole genome shotgun sequence genomic region:
- the LOC107850657 gene encoding protein CLT1, chloroplastic-like isoform X2, protein MPNFYKRAVFIRSFFSEFKILIFRNNLTMSSSFVTRRILTDELSSPTIHRRYFPATKLPAGSVNLHSTINTHRLQVTTKRFYAVECAAVFRRVVDVGGGGKLRNRRCAVGDQAVEIDHDDVKGRSVDRTVEVAVAVIATVVLGVGNRVLYKLALVPLKNYPFFLAQLATFGYVLVYFSILYVRYHTGNVTDEMLSLPKIPFVAVGLLEALAAASGMAAGAILSGATIPILSQSFLVWQLLLSFIFLGRRYRLNQLFGCFLVAVGVIVTVASGSSAGSLMEAGVFWSLLMIVSFLFQAADTVLKEVIFRDAAKRLKGGSVDLFVVNSYGSAYQAVFICLLLPFLSKLWGVPFALLPNYLRDGAACFLNIGTLSGVCDGAPLFPLLFIIVNMGYNISLLHLLKISSAVVSCLASTVSGSHGFGTW, encoded by the exons ATGCCTAACTTTTATAAGCGAGCAGTATTTATAAGAAGCTTCTTCTCAgaattcaaaattcttatttttcgCAACAATCTCACCATGTCGTCGTCGTTTGTTACTCGCCGGATTCTCACCGACGAATTATCGTCGCCGACAATACACCGCCGTTATTTTCCGGCAACAAAGCTTCCAGCTGGCAGTGTAAATCTTCATTCTACAATCAATACTCACCGGCTTCAGGTAACAACGAAGAGATTTTACGCGGTAGAATGTGCTGCCGTATTCCGCCGCGTAGTCGACGTCGGCGGCGGAGGGAAATTGAGGAATAGGAGGTGTGCGGTGGGAGATCAGGCGGTGGAGATTGATCATGATGATGTAAAGGGAAGGAGTGTTGATCGGACGGTGGAGGTTGCAGTTGCAGTGATAGCAACGGTGGTACTAGGTGTAGGGAATCGTGTGCTATACAAGTTAGCGTTAGTGCCTTTGAAGAATTATCCCTTCTTCCTCGCTCAGCTCGCCACTTTCGG ATATGTGCTCGTATACTTCTCTATCTTATATGTACGGTATCATACTGGCAATGTTACTGATGAAATGCTTTCCCTTCCAAAGATTCCATTTGTTGCTGTTGGTCTATTAGAGGCCCTTGCTGCTGCATCCGGCATGGCAGCTGGAG CTATTCTTTCCGGGGCCACAATTCCAATACTCTCTCAG AGCTTTCTTGTCTGGCAACttctcctttcttttattttccttgGGAGAAGATATCGCCTTAACCAGTTGTTTGGGTGCTTTCTCGTGGCTGTTGGTGTTATAGTAACTGTAGCAAG TGGATCTAGTGCTGGCTCTTTGATGGAAGCTGGTGTATTTTGGAGTCTTTTGATGATAGTTTCTTTTTTATTCCAAGCTGCCGATACTGTCTTGAAG GAAGTAATATTTCGGGATGCTGCTAAAAGGTTGAAG GGAGGTAGTGTTGATCTGTTTGTCGTGAACTCGTATGGATCAGCTTACCAG GCAGTTTTTATATGCCTTCTACTCCCATTTTTGTCTAAGTTATGGGGTGTTCCATTTGCTCTACTGCCAAACTATCTCAGAGATGGTGCCGCATGCTTTTTGAACATTGGCACGTTATCCGGTG TGTGTGATGGCGCACCACTTTTTCCATTACTGTTTATCATCGTCAACATGGGCTACAATATATCATTGTTACATCTGCTCAAGATTTCCTCTGCTGTGGTATCTTGTCTCGCCTCAACAGTTTCAG GAAGTCACGGGTTTGGGACTTGGTAA
- the LOC107850657 gene encoding protein CLT1, chloroplastic-like isoform X1 has protein sequence MPNFYKRAVFIRSFFSEFKILIFRNNLTMSSSFVTRRILTDELSSPTIHRRYFPATKLPAGSVNLHSTINTHRLQVTTKRFYAVECAAVFRRVVDVGGGGKLRNRRCAVGDQAVEIDHDDVKGRSVDRTVEVAVAVIATVVLGVGNRVLYKLALVPLKNYPFFLAQLATFGYVLVYFSILYVRYHTGNVTDEMLSLPKIPFVAVGLLEALAAASGMAAGAILSGATIPILSQSFLVWQLLLSFIFLGRRYRLNQLFGCFLVAVGVIVTVASGSSAGSLMEAGVFWSLLMIVSFLFQAADTVLKEVIFRDAAKRLKGGSVDLFVVNSYGSAYQAVFICLLLPFLSKLWGVPFALLPNYLRDGAACFLNIGTLSGVCDGAPLFPLLFIIVNMGYNISLLHLLKISSAVVSCLASTVSVPVSVFLFTLPLPYLGVASSLPPGFIAGAIILVLGMLIYTWRPSGRLKNQEVDCHC, from the exons ATGCCTAACTTTTATAAGCGAGCAGTATTTATAAGAAGCTTCTTCTCAgaattcaaaattcttatttttcgCAACAATCTCACCATGTCGTCGTCGTTTGTTACTCGCCGGATTCTCACCGACGAATTATCGTCGCCGACAATACACCGCCGTTATTTTCCGGCAACAAAGCTTCCAGCTGGCAGTGTAAATCTTCATTCTACAATCAATACTCACCGGCTTCAGGTAACAACGAAGAGATTTTACGCGGTAGAATGTGCTGCCGTATTCCGCCGCGTAGTCGACGTCGGCGGCGGAGGGAAATTGAGGAATAGGAGGTGTGCGGTGGGAGATCAGGCGGTGGAGATTGATCATGATGATGTAAAGGGAAGGAGTGTTGATCGGACGGTGGAGGTTGCAGTTGCAGTGATAGCAACGGTGGTACTAGGTGTAGGGAATCGTGTGCTATACAAGTTAGCGTTAGTGCCTTTGAAGAATTATCCCTTCTTCCTCGCTCAGCTCGCCACTTTCGG ATATGTGCTCGTATACTTCTCTATCTTATATGTACGGTATCATACTGGCAATGTTACTGATGAAATGCTTTCCCTTCCAAAGATTCCATTTGTTGCTGTTGGTCTATTAGAGGCCCTTGCTGCTGCATCCGGCATGGCAGCTGGAG CTATTCTTTCCGGGGCCACAATTCCAATACTCTCTCAG AGCTTTCTTGTCTGGCAACttctcctttcttttattttccttgGGAGAAGATATCGCCTTAACCAGTTGTTTGGGTGCTTTCTCGTGGCTGTTGGTGTTATAGTAACTGTAGCAAG TGGATCTAGTGCTGGCTCTTTGATGGAAGCTGGTGTATTTTGGAGTCTTTTGATGATAGTTTCTTTTTTATTCCAAGCTGCCGATACTGTCTTGAAG GAAGTAATATTTCGGGATGCTGCTAAAAGGTTGAAG GGAGGTAGTGTTGATCTGTTTGTCGTGAACTCGTATGGATCAGCTTACCAG GCAGTTTTTATATGCCTTCTACTCCCATTTTTGTCTAAGTTATGGGGTGTTCCATTTGCTCTACTGCCAAACTATCTCAGAGATGGTGCCGCATGCTTTTTGAACATTGGCACGTTATCCGGTG TGTGTGATGGCGCACCACTTTTTCCATTACTGTTTATCATCGTCAACATGGGCTACAATATATCATTGTTACATCTGCTCAAGATTTCCTCTGCTGTGGTATCTTGTCTCGCCTCAACAGTTTCAG TACCTGTATCAGTCTTTTTATTCACATTACCATTACCATACCTTGGTGTCGCGTCCTCTCTCCCTCCCGGTTTCATTGCAGGAGCCATCATCCTCGTCCTGGGCATGCTCATCTATACTTGGCGACCATCTGGTCGCCTAAAAAATCAGGAAGTTGATTGTCACTGTTAA